The DNA window CGGTGCGGACCTCGACCCCGCCGGCAAGGAGCGGCTCCGTGCGATCGAGGTGGAGCTGGCGAAGCTCACGCTGCGCTTTGGCCAGAACGTGCTCGACGCGACGAACGCCTTCGAGCTGGTCGTGGAGGATCGTGCGCGGCTCGCCGGCCTCCCGGAGTCCGCGCTCTCGGCGGCGCGTGACAGCGCCGAGCGCAAGGGGCTGAAGGGGTACAGGTTCACGCTGCAGGCGCCGAGCTACCTCCCCGTGATGACCTACCTGGACGACGCCGAGCTCCGCGAGCAGATGTGGCGGGCGTTCAACACGCGCGCCACGGCAGCCGAGATCGACAACCGGCCCATCCTGCGGCGGGTGCTGGAGCTGCGCCAGGAGAAGGCGAAGCTCCTCGGGTTCGCGACGTTCGCCGACCTGGTGCTGGAAGACCGCATGGCGCGCTCGGGGGACGAGGCGAGGCGCTTCGTGAAGACGTTGCGAGAGAGAACGCTGCCGTTCTTCGCGCGCGAAAATGAGGAGCTGTTCGCTTTCCGCCGGGAGCTGGAGGGCGCGGATGCGGCGCCGCTGCGGCCCTGGGACGTGGGGTACTACGCCGAGAAGCTGCGCCGCGCCCGGTACGACTTCGACGAGGAGGCGCTGCGACCTTACTTCCCTCAGGACGGGGTGGTCGCGGGCCTGTTCGAGATCGCGAAGCGGCTCTACGGGGTGCGCATCGAGCCGTGGCTGGACGCGCCGGTCTGGCATCCCTCGGTGCGTGCGTACCGGATGTTCGAGGAAGACGGGAAGCAGAGCGCCTCGTTCTACCTGGACTTCTTGCCGCGCGAGGACAAGCGCGACGGGGCGTGGATGCACGGGATCGTCACCGGTGCACACGACGGCCGCGGCGACGCACGGCACCTCGAGGTGCTCGCGGGCAGCTTCACGCCGCCCGTGGGCGATGGGCCAGCGCTCTTGACCCACCGGGAGGTCGAGACGCTGTTCCACGAGTTCGGCCACATGATGCACCACGCATCGAGCCGGGTGGACGTGCGGAGCCTCGCCGGCACCAACGTGGCCTGGGATTTCGTGGAGCTGCCCTCCCAGATCATGGAGAACTGGTGCTGGGAACGTGGCGCGCTCGATCTGTTCGCGCGCCACCACGTGACGGGCGAGGCCATCCCCGAGGAGCTGTACCAGCGGATGCGCGCTGCGCGCTCGTTCCGCGCTGCCAACGCGATGATGCGTCAGCTCGGGTTCGCAGAGCTGGATCTGTCGCTCCACGTCGACTGGAAGCCAGGGGAGGAGGACGCGATGGCGCTGGCCAGGGCCGTGCTGGAGCGCCACGCGGCGGTGCCGTTGCCCGACGACTACGCGATGGTCGCCAGCTTCTCGCACCTCTTCTCGAGCCCGGTGGGCTACGCGGCCGGCTACTACTCGTACAAGTGGGCCGAGGTGCTCGACGCGGACGCCTTTTCCCGCTTCCAGCAGGAAGGCCTCTTCAGCCGTGCAGTGGGCGAGGCGTTCCGGGAGCGCATCCTCGCCCGTGGCGACAGCGAAGAGCCCTCGACGCTCTACAAAGACTTCATGGGGCGAGGCCCGCGGCTGGACGCCCTCTTCGAGCGCAGCGGCCTCACTTGACGCATGGAGAACACCCCTCCGCGGAGGGATTTCCGCAAGGCTGAAGCACGTGACGGCTTCCCCCCTTCCCGAGGGGGCTGGCCCAGCCATCTCTCAGGCGTCGCATCGCCACCGTCCGTTCAGCTCAGGGCGTGGTGCTGCCAGGCCCCATGGCGGCCGTGGTGAGCAGCGCATCCATCAAGCTGAACTCCGGCGCCAGCCGCTGATCGAAGGCCTCGATGACCATGCTCGCCGGCGGCAGGGGCGTGCGCAGGACGCGCATGGCGACATCGACCGCTTCCGACGCCCCGAGCAACTCGCAGATCGTGGCGATCTCGCGCAGCGCTGGTGGTGTTGCCGTCCATAGCCGACAGAGACGCAGGGCACGCTGTGGGACCGCGCTCGGCGCGTGCAGCTCGGCCAGGATCAACGTGGCCGCGTCGAATGCCGCACGCGCAGCCGGTACGAGCCCGACGCGGCATGCAGCCACCGTCGGGTTGAGCGCATCCTCCAGCCAGCGCGCACGCTCGGCCGCGCTCGCCGTCCTGGAGAGGCGTGCAGCGCGGCCGCGCAGGACCCGATCGAGCTCCGCCGCCAGCGCACCAGCCGTCGCCAGCCCGGGGACGAACCCCTCGAATGGCCCCGTCTCGCCCCACATGAAGCGAGCCGGCGCCACCTCCTCCGGCGTCGAGCCGACCAGCCGCAGCGGCCTCACGGGCGGTGATGTCGGCTGCGCGGGCGCCCCCTGATCGGAACGCTGGCTGTCCGTCTCGGCCGCCCCCTCTTGATGGGTGGAAGCGCGCTTGCCCATGGCTTTCTCCCCTCCAGCAGGGTGTAGCCCATGAAAGCCCGCAAATAAACGCGCAATTCCACGCAAGTGAGCGGAATCTATGGCCTTTGTAGATCTGTTCTGGCTTTTTCCATAGCCGACAGACGAATGTCGAATCAGCCCTTCTCCGGGCGGAACCCGCAGTTGCCAGGGCTGCTCCCAGGACGCACGTTGGCATGTCGGTAAGGGTGTCCTCGATGGGACATCGCAAGTATGCACCGCGTCGACATCATGTCGGACCGTCCCAACCCCACAGGAGTGTGCTCCGTGAGCCAGCCCTCGGAGATCGTCGTTCGTGCCATCACGCAGGATGGTGCCTTCCGTGTCATCACCGCCTTGACCACCCAGACCGTGCAGGGCGTGGTCTCGGCCCAGCAGGTGACGGGGGCGA is part of the Chondromyces crocatus genome and encodes:
- a CDS encoding M3 family metallopeptidase gives rise to the protein MSEPTENPLLSSGYEIPFDRVRGEHVEPAVKVLLDEARHRLDALTRASGARTYENTLHALEEVTGRLDQAMNVISHFESAVTTPELRAAYNAVQPEVSEFMSGISLSDEVWRALKSFDATEEAKALTGARRRFLRKTVDDFRRSGADLDPAGKERLRAIEVELAKLTLRFGQNVLDATNAFELVVEDRARLAGLPESALSAARDSAERKGLKGYRFTLQAPSYLPVMTYLDDAELREQMWRAFNTRATAAEIDNRPILRRVLELRQEKAKLLGFATFADLVLEDRMARSGDEARRFVKTLRERTLPFFARENEELFAFRRELEGADAAPLRPWDVGYYAEKLRRARYDFDEEALRPYFPQDGVVAGLFEIAKRLYGVRIEPWLDAPVWHPSVRAYRMFEEDGKQSASFYLDFLPREDKRDGAWMHGIVTGAHDGRGDARHLEVLAGSFTPPVGDGPALLTHREVETLFHEFGHMMHHASSRVDVRSLAGTNVAWDFVELPSQIMENWCWERGALDLFARHHVTGEAIPEELYQRMRAARSFRAANAMMRQLGFAELDLSLHVDWKPGEEDAMALARAVLERHAAVPLPDDYAMVASFSHLFSSPVGYAAGYYSYKWAEVLDADAFSRFQQEGLFSRAVGEAFRERILARGDSEEPSTLYKDFMGRGPRLDALFERSGLT